AAATAGTGAACGCCCATTTTCATATGTGCAGTCGTTAAGAAGAGCAAGGGCTACCGTATGGAGTGACCAAGGTCGTGCAAAGCCCTTGCAGTCTGCCTCTTCCTGGAAAAGCTCCTCTCAGAATGGCAAAAAGGATACCAGTAAAGGATTGGGAGGCATGCGGTCTAGAGTCTTTTCTAGTCAGCATCATGGCGTATACCATACTCGTCCAGCTTCTCTAAAATCTCGAACAATGGCCCCTCAACATACCATCCTAACACCACGACTTTCTGCAACTGAAGGTAAAGACGAAGACGAAGACGACCTAGCAATTTCCACGTCTAATACTACCCCTACTTATATGTCTATGATTAATTCGTCCCGTGCTAGCTCTACGCGCAGTGGCAATGCTCCATCTGCACCTTCTATCATGGGCATGTCCATCCATTCTCAAGCCGATACTACTCATTCTGAAGGATATGAGTCCAGGAGTGGCTCACCAACTCATGACATTCAATCTTACCTCGTCAATCGCAGTAGTAGTGAAGAAGATTCTGATTGGGATAGTGGCGAAGAAGGCGTAAAGCGTCTGGTTATTACCAACGCAGCTAATGAATCTGAATTGGACAGTGACTAGCGGACTCGGTGGACGTACTTTAATGTTGATATTCATGCCCTTTTATCTGATTATGcatcttccttttccttttcctgACGCCCTTACGCCTCTCCATTTGTTCCGtctctttctttactttccatttctttcCAGTTACGTTTTAACTGTTTTTATCGTTCCTTTTCTCATGCTTGATTAGATcactttctattttttcttagctcttatttattatttgcaATCTAAATTCTTAATTTTGCTCGTCTCCTATTGTTGACAGAAAATgtaggaaaaaaaacattcattTATGATTCATAATACAATTTGTGTATAtgtttatatatttacagAAAAGGCACTGGTAGCGACTGTACCTTCTAAGCTGGATTGTTTTCGTCAACTAAAGCTAAAATGAGATCTTTATCtcctttttccataatttTTTCAGTCATTAAGTTACcaacaattttttccaaaagaccCCGAGCATTAGGGGGGACGGTTTTATCTGTAGAGAGTTGATCATCTCTTAAAAGCAATAATGAATCATACAAAGCATCCATACAACGATTCGCTTCATATTTGTCATCGTCGTTGCCCTTTTCAAAACTCTTAATGACCAAAATTTCATAGACCTTAATATTAGGAACAAGAAGCACCCGAATAGCTTCTTTTCCCATTGTTTTGAGACCAATTATAGCTCCGTAATGAGTTGTATAAGGCTTTGTATTATCTAAGAAAGCCTTCAACACTGTCCTAGTAACTCTCGGTTTCAATGTATAGTAAACATTGCCAAATCGATTACAAACAATTCCTAAGAGGTAAGCAGCTAAGTCTCTTAAAGCATAATGGTCGTGATTGTGAGGATCATTCCCAAGACGTTTGGCAACCAGACAAGTTAAGATAGAGGGCATTAGCTGTTGAACATAAGGCTCAACAAATAAATTGGGATTGTCAAGAAGCGCCCAAGCCATTTGCATGAGCGTAGTAAGAATAACTAAATTATTTAGATTATGAGAAATGGAAtcagaaagaaacataatAAAGTAGGGCAAGAGTTGATGTAAGCCTGGATCATCTCGAAGGCTTGATAATGCGGCATGCCGAAGTTCTGAATTTGATACATCAAGCAAAGCAGCAGTAATACGCTCGAAATAAAGTTGAAGCTCTTTCGAAAGCACGTGACGGACTAACGGTTTTACTTCAACATTCTCCATAGATGAAATACCATTAGATGCCTCTTTTGTAGCAGCAGTAGCACCGGGAGTAACTGCAGCTGGACCCTTAGGAGCCCATTCTCCAGTTGTATGGTCGGAGGGGGTTGGGTTTTGTGGAATAGCAGGTTGAACACCCTCAATGGCTAACCAATGGGCAGTATAAGAAATATTTCTGGGTACCTTTGGTAAAGGATAGTTGATAATTTTCTCgaaatcaatttcttcatcatcaagATAATAAAGAGAGTTTTGCCCACCACCTACGGCGGCTTCATGAAATTCAACAGGCCGAGATGTATTAAACCCGTAAAGTGGTTCAACGTTTAAGGTTCTCAGAGCAGACGATATGTCAGCATTTGAAAGCACCGTCCGTTTTGAATGGACCATAAACTTCATTGCTTCCTAAATTTGACATTAGTAAACCGTTTTCtgacaaaaaattaaaggaaaacaagCAGTTCATTCTTTTACACGGCAATAATAGACAGCTTGAGTAATACCAGAGAGTTTCTGCTCACAACCCAGAACACTTTAACGTACCTGTATGACTTGGTGGATTCGATATTCAAGATCCATTGCAATTGCAGATGCTGCCTCATCACCCAGACTGCTTATACCAAGCATTTCAGCGACATCTTTTATGGATTCTACGTTCCATACTGTCAAAGACATGTTGGTATATGGAGTCTGCTGAAATACCTCGTCGCGTTTAGGAATGAGGATAGAGAACTTTAGTGCGTTCCTTGTATGAGATTGCGATATTGTTGTGCtttgttaaaaaacaaacatttaAGTAAACAGAAAAGAGTAGTTATAAAGCAAAATGATTCAATATCTTTCCAAGATAACGGGAACTtaattaataattttttgttctctCACACAACATAaaacttgttttgaaactttGCGTGTATAACATCAAGGAAATCATGGTTCAAATATGATTCAAAGGCTGTaataatgaatgaaaaggcAATATGTGGTTATGTCAATTTTGTAAAGCGCAGAGCTGTTGAAAGTAGT
The nucleotide sequence above comes from Schizosaccharomyces osmophilus chromosome 3, complete sequence. Encoded proteins:
- the mug123 gene encoding Schizosaccharomyces specific protein Mug123, translating into MESIIGRHSRDESLSRSSIATPTVLDDQEENSERPFSYVQSLRRARATVWSDQGRAKPLQSASSWKSSSQNGKKDTSKGLGGMRSRVFSSQHHGVYHTRPASLKSRTMAPQHTILTPRLSATEGKDEDEDDLAISTSNTTPTYMSMINSSRASSTRSGNAPSAPSIMGMSIHSQADTTHSEGYESRSGSPTHDIQSYLVNRSSSEEDSDWDSGEEGVKRLVITNAANESELDSD
- the taf6 gene encoding SAGA complex/transcription factor TFIID complex histone H4-like subunit Taf6, encoding MSLTVWNVESIKDVAEMLGISSLGDEAASAIAMDLEYRIHQVIQEAMKFMVHSKRTVLSNADISSALRTLNVEPLYGFNTSRPVEFHEAAVGGGQNSLYYLDDEEIDFEKIINYPLPKVPRNISYTAHWLAIEGVQPAIPQNPTPSDHTTGEWAPKGPAAVTPGATAATKEASNGISSMENVEVKPLVRHVLSKELQLYFERITAALLDVSNSELRHAALSSLRDDPGLHQLLPYFIMFLSDSISHNLNNLVILTTLMQMAWALLDNPNLFVEPYVQQLMPSILTCLVAKRLGNDPHNHDHYALRDLAAYLLGIVCNRFGNVYYTLKPRVTRTVLKAFLDNTKPYTTHYGAIIGLKTMGKEAIRVLLVPNIKVYEILVIKSFEKGNDDDKYEANRCMDALYDSLLLLRDDQLSTDKTVPPNARGLLEKIVGNLMTEKIMEKGDKDLILALVDENNPA